In the Podospora bellae-mahoneyi strain CBS 112042 chromosome 4, whole genome shotgun sequence genome, one interval contains:
- a CDS encoding hypothetical protein (EggNog:ENOG503PDAN; COG:S), which produces MANPTVDPKDELPNLKTMGYVDAVKGNEIYNFFGNRVIKTTTPSGVALAVKVKPPKGFDRSEADMMQYAATNGILAPNVRGVYDVIAHRLLARVMVSELVPGVSLDQAWHDLTPGEQSSIKEQLRTQLTRMRACKQPFIGRLDRQPAQNLYDSIGTTKLGPFDSEEQFDEWCLARVNGNALTKWKWKRFVEKERRASSGSFVLTHGDLTPRNIMVKDGQITGIIDWERSGFYPEYAEYAFAMKLCHSHEEWWIPVLKELLQPCSKERLEFTGLIEK; this is translated from the coding sequence ATGGCCAACCCAACAGTCGACCCCAAAGATGAGCTGCCCAACCTCAAAACGATGGGCTACGTGGACGCAGTCAAGGGAAACGAAATCTACAACTTTTTCGGCAACCGCGTCATCAAAACCACTACCCCGTCCGGTGTAGCTCTAGCCGTCAAAGTCAAGCCTCCAAAGGGATTTGATCGTTCCGAGGCCGACATGATGCAATACGCTGCTACCAATGGTATCCTAGCTCCCAACGTCCGTGGCGTCTACGACGTGATTGCCCACAGACTTCTCGCCCGTGTAATGGTCAGCGAGCTGGTTCCTGGCGTTAGCCTTGATCAGGCCTGGCATGACTTGACTCCCGGCGAACAATCGAGTATCAAAGAGCAACTGCGCACCCAACTTACCCGCATGCGCGCCTGCAAACAACCCTTCATTGGTCGCTTGGATCGGCAACCAGCCCAGAACCTCTACGACTCGATTGGCACCACCAAGCTGGGGCCGTTTGACAGCGAGGAGCAATTCGATGAGTGGTGTCTCGCCCGGGTGAACGGGAATGCACTCACTAAGTGGAAATGGAAAAGATTTGTGGAAAAGGAACGCCGCGCTTCGTCTGGGAGTTTTGTTCTGACGCATGGAGATCTGACACCGAGGAATATCATGGTCAAGGATGGCCAAATAACTGGGATTATCGACTGGGAAAGGAGTGGCTTTTATCCTGAGTATGCTGAGTATGCCTTTGCCATGAAGCTTTGTCACTCGCATGAGGAGTGGTGGATCCCGGTCTTGAAGGAGCTGCTCCAGCCGTGCTCGAAGGAGAGGCTTGAGTTTACGGGGTTGATTGAGAAATAA
- a CDS encoding hypothetical protein (EggNog:ENOG503PYJC): MSRRSSSSSTHSQAQAPRPSTSSGRPASSQGTANRGSSVAPSSSSRPPSRDSAARPPSRDSNGARPPSRDSAPRAPSRPGSRGSSSVELDMRVRRQLHRVGWGSNTTGHQGLFLPDEDGSPQGRLYHISILPGGSSGTKAKTNYAVNEEIYVLTNTRARSAFPINGAIVNNQQVRRATEEVFNRSGDYHQLFNNCQHFCLESIIYMNQLWPEDVTAEAISHIRDDRPTPLTRMTTAMGRHRAAPPPAPAPGPSRRDSGRSNSRFSIN, from the coding sequence ATGTCTCGTCGCTCATCCAGCTCTTCCACCCACTCTCAGGCTCAGGCTCCCCGTCCCTCTACCAGCTCCGGCCGGCCGGCTTCCAGTCAAGGTACCGCCAACCGTGGCTCTTCTGTGGCACCTTCTAGCAGTTCCCGCCCTCCCTCAAGAGACTCTGCTGCTCGCCCTCCCTCCAGAGACTCTAACGGGGCCCGTCCTCCTTCTAGAGACTCCGCACCCCGTGCACCGTCAAGACCTGGCTCACGTGGAAGCTCTTCCGTTGAGCTTGACATGAGAGTTCGGCGTCAGCTACACCGCGTCGGGTGGGGAAGCAACACTACTGGGCACCAGGGGCTCTTCCTTCCCGATGAGGACGGGAGCCCGCAGGGCAGGCTGTACCACATCAGCATCCTGCCTGGTGGATCCAGCGGAACCAAGGCCAAAACAAACTACGCAGTCAACGAGGAAATCTACGTGTTGACAAACACCAGGGCCAGGTCTGCATTCCCGATCAATGGCGCCATCGTCAACAACCAGCAGGTCAGGCGCGCCACAGAAGAGGTTTTCAACCGCAGCGGCGATTACCATCAGCTCTTCAATAACTGCCAGCATTTCTGCTTGGAGAGCATCATTTATATGAATCAGCTGTGGCCCGAGGATGTCACCGCCGAAGCCATCAGTCATATTCGCGATGATCGCCCGACGCCTCTGACTAGGATGACGACCGCCATGGGGCGGCACAGGGCTGCGCCTCcgccggctccggctcccgGCCCAAGCCGACGGGATAGCGGCCGCTCAAACAGTCGCTTTTCCATCAACTGA
- a CDS encoding hypothetical protein (CAZy:GH115; EggNog:ENOG503NYQ8; COG:S), whose translation MRLLIWAWAAASLSLGCVALLEERIVSFEVDADAAAASAQLDIASAPILVSEDDPIGVHIAANSLAKDLEQITGITRSVANATFASISSEANRGPFIIAGSVNSTLIRDLSSQGVINVSDIQGKWETFKTTTVRLSGSRPALVIAGSDKRGVIFGIHTLAEQSGQSPYHWFADVPAQKHSQIFALNKTTVHGEPTVRYRGLFINDEEPALNTWWARQHNATRYPLDTEFYARVFDLLLRLKANYLWPAMWKSWTPPPGNIFFIDDPGNQQLADDYGIVISTAHHEPMQMATNEWNETERGPWDWSKNKANVTKFFEEGIARAGKNESYFTIGMRGLGDEAANTQNAIEMLKDVFKVQRGIIKKFHGSETAVNQVWALYKEVASYYDAGLDPDGDITLLFPDDNQGNVYRLPTGNETERPGGTGVYFHFEYVGLPRSYKWHNTNNLGKVYKELLHSHLRGANRIWIMNVGDIKPMELPLNLAMDLAWDASSISFDSIPQYLVQYAAREFGPEHAEEIGDILMEHSRLVGMRRYEHIDPATFSTTAYHEAERVLSRWDYLASRVNNVTALLPAETKPAFFQLVGQPVLSGATFVSVAIKTAFNLRYARERRNSANLLASSVLEHFETSFDLIEEWDNMLDGKWADMMSQAVYDAVEEPKMWANPSRDILSNLSYVQIRQNMQFSLGNLGLYAEGSSSPAEQGRWAESVDASMPTTNFAPLLPQLDPFAALQERIVEVFHRGDHRVPLNWTLDPWEEDWLHITPTGGTLNSTHPDDKIVFSIPDWSKVPVEFNKTVLIGVRSTPARYPYFDQIRLPVLNFVPPNTFEGYPESSGGYISIEAPHFSPNFSTPNTSDIHFLAISNLGTRSNTGSLALRPFLSARGDVPKAKEVKAVYPIYLFSDSPPSVKHNVTATVFINAGLDTDPRLKMEFSLTLDDQPARFQRVLGDYVKNPHAGDIPPEWLPHVADQVWTKKVNLGEVGEGRHEVVWRVNSPEVYLEKIVVDVRGVVQDSYLGPGETRWVDATEVMGGERRGKWGWRSRMGVGGLWM comes from the coding sequence ATGCGGCTCTTGATTTGGGCTTGGGCTGCTGCCAGCCTCTCTCTTGGCTGTGTTGCGTTGCTTGAGGAGCGAATTGTTTCGTTTGAGGTCGATGCTgatgcggcggcggcaagcGCACAACTCGATATCGCCAGTGCTCCGATTCTTGTCTCTGAGGATGATCCGATTGGCGTTCATATTGCGGCCAACAGTCTGGCGAAGGATCTTGAGCAAATCACTGGAATAACCAGGTCTGTAGCCAACGCGACCTTCGCCAGCATCTCGAGCGAGGCAAACCGGGGCCCATTCATCATCGCCGGCTCGGTCAATTCGACATTGATCCGCGACCTGTCATCTCAAGGCGTCATCAACGTGTCGGATATTCAGGGGAAATGGGAGACTTTCAAGACAACCACGGTTCGGCTTTCTGGCAGCAGACCTGCGCTTGTCATTGCGGGAAGCGACAAGAGAGGTGTCATATTCGGGATCCACACGCTCGCAGAGCAATCAGGGCAGTCGCCATACCATTGGTTTGCCGATGTGCCTGCCCAGAAACATTCCCAAATCTTTGCCCTCAACAAAACGACAGTTCATGGCGAACCAACCGTCAGATACAGGGGGCTTTTCATCAACGATGAAGAGCCGGCGCTGAACACGTGGTGGGCCCGTCAACACAACGCTACGCGATATCCTCTCGACACGGAATTTTACGCCCGTGTATTTGATCTTTTGCTTCGTCTGAAGGCCAACTACCTCTGGCCAGCAATGTGGAAATCATGGACGCCACCGCCGGGAAATATCTTTTTTATCGATGACCCTGGAAACCAGCAGCTGGCGGATGATTATGGAATCGTTATTTCTACCGCTCATCACGAGCCGATGCAAATGGCTACCAACGAGTGGAACGAGACGGAGAGAGGCCCGTGGGATTGGTCCAAGAACAAGGCCAATGTGACCAAGTTCTTTGAGGAGGGTATCGCCCGTGCTGGCAAGAATGAGTCTTACTTCACCATTGGGATGAGGGGTCTGGGAGATGAGGCGGCGAATACCCAGAACGCAATCGAGATGCTCAAGGATGTGTTCAAGGTTCAGCGGGGGATCATCAAGAAGTTTCATGGGTCTGAGACGGCTGTCAACCAGGTGTGGGCGCTGTACAAAGAGGTAGCCTCGTACTATGACGCTGGTTTGGATCCGGATGGTGATATTACGCTATTGTTTCCAGATGACAACCAGGGGAATGTTTACCGTCTTCCAACCGGGAACGAAACCGAGCGGCCAGGTGGGACTGGAGTGTACTTCCACTTTGAGTATGTCGGTTTGCCGAGGTCTTACAAGTGGCATAACACCAACAACCTAGGCAAGGTGTACAAGGAGCTGTTGCACTCTCACTTGAGAGGTGCAAATAGGATTTGGATCATGAATGTGGGTGACATTAAACCAATGGAGTTACCGCTGAACCTGGCTATGGACCTAGCTTGGGATGCGTCGAGCATTTCGTTTGACAGCATCCCACAATACCTGGTTCAGTATGCCGCCAGGGAGTTTGGCCCTGAACACGCAGAGGAGATTGGCGATATTCTTATGGAGCACTCTCGTCTAGTTGGGATGCGTCGATATGAGCACATTGACCCGGCTACGTTTTCAACCACTGCTTATCACGAAGCCGAACGGGTCCTCTCACGCTGGGACTACTTGGCGAGTCGCGTCAACAATGTCACTGCACTTCTCCCGGCTGAGACTAAACCCGCATTCTTTCAACTGGTCGGTCAACCGGTCCTCTCAGGGGCAACATTTGTCTCGGTGGCCATCAAGACAGCCTTCAACCTTCGATATGCTCGCGAAAGAAGAAACTCGGCCAACCTCCTTGCTTCCAGCGTTCTGGAGCACTTCGAAACCTCCTTTGACCTCATAGAAGAATGGGACAACATGCTCGACGGAAAGTGGGCGGACATGATGTCCCAAGCGGTCTACGACGCAGTCGAAGAACCCAAAATGTGGGCCAACCCATCAAGAGACATTctttccaacctctcctATGTCCAAATCCGACAAAACATGCAATTCTCTCTCGGCAACCTCGGTCTCTACGCCGAAGgttcctcttcccctgctGAACAAGGCCGCTGGGCCGAGTCAGTCGACGCCAGcatgcccaccaccaactttgCACCTCTACTCCCCCAACTTGACCCCTTTGCCGCACTACAGGAGAGGATAGTGGAGGTTTTCCACAGAGGCGATCATCGCGTCCCTCTCAACTGGACTCTTGACCCTTGGGAGGAAGACTGGCTGCACATCACCCCTACAGGCGGCACGTTGAACTCGACCCATCCAGACGACAAAATCGTCTTTTCCATCCCCGACTGGTCAAAAGTCCCTGTTGAGTTTAACAAAACAGTTCTCATCGGAGTCCGCTCGACACCGGCGCGATACCCCTATTTTGATCAAATCCGGCTTCCGGTCCTGAACTTTGTTCCCCCAAACACGTTTGAGGGATACCCAGAGTCATCAGGGGGTTACATCTCCATCGAGGCCCCTCATTTCTCCCCTAACTTCTCcaccccaaacacctccgACATTCACTTCCTGGCTATTTCCAACCTAGGCACGAGATCAAACACCGGCTCTCTTGCCCTCCGGCCTTTCTTGTCTGCTAGGGGAGATGTTCCCAAGGCGAAAGAAGTGAAGGCTGTATATCCCATCTATTTATTTTCTGACAGCCCCCCGAGCGTGAAACACAATGTTACTGCAACGGTGTTTATCAACGCAGGGTTGGACACCGACCCGAGGCTCAAGATGGAGTTCTCGCTCACGTTGGATGATCAGCCGGCGAGGTTtcagagggtgttgggggattATGTCAAGAATCCGCATGCGGGGGATATACCGCCTGAGTGGTTGCCGCACGTGGCTGATCAGGTGTGGACAAAAAAGGTTAATttaggggaggtgggggaagggaggcACGAGGTTGTTTGGAGGGTGAATTCGCCAGAGGTGTACTTGGAGAAgattgtggttgatgttaggggggtggtgcaggATAGTTATCTGGGGCCGGGGGAGACGAGGTGGGTGGATGCGACGGAGGTTAtggggggggagagaagggggaagtgggggtggaggagtaggatgggggtgggagggttgtggATGTGA